In one Nocardioides luteus genomic region, the following are encoded:
- a CDS encoding NtaA/DmoA family FMN-dependent monooxygenase (This protein belongs to a clade of FMN-dependent monooxygenases, within a broader family of flavin-dependent oxidoreductases, the luciferase-like monooxygenase (LMM) family, some of whose members use coenzyme F420 rather than FMN.) — MSTPHRTDRPKKQIHLAAHFPGVNNTTVWSDPASGSHIEFDSFVEFAQIAERGLFDFMFLAEGLRLREQAGEIYDLDVVGRPDTFTILAALAAVTEHLGLTGTINSTFNEPYEVARQFASLDHLSDGRAAWNVVTSWDAFTGENFRRGGYLPQGERYERARTFLDAATRLWDTWKGDEILADKASGEFLSTPAPGAFEHHDSQFDISGRFNVPRSPQGRPVIFQAGDSEEGRDFAAAKADAIFSRHSHLDDGQRFYVDVKGRLERFGRRHEDLLILPAATFVLADTDAEAVELAREIRLQQVSPATAIKLLEQLWNRDLSDHDPDGPLPTVDPSENDDLIAKGRASARSHGDRLEQAERWRAISQAKGLSTRETIVEVTGRQSFIGSAETIASTIDDFVQADAADGYILVPHITPGGLAPFVDHVVPLLQERGVFRTAYEGTTLRENLGLREPTR, encoded by the coding sequence ATGAGCACGCCGCACCGCACCGACAGGCCGAAGAAGCAGATCCATCTCGCCGCCCATTTCCCCGGCGTCAACAACACGACCGTGTGGAGCGACCCGGCCTCGGGCAGCCACATCGAGTTCGACTCGTTCGTCGAGTTCGCGCAGATCGCCGAGCGCGGGCTGTTCGACTTCATGTTCCTCGCCGAGGGGCTGCGGCTGCGGGAGCAGGCCGGGGAGATCTACGACCTCGACGTGGTCGGCCGGCCGGACACGTTCACGATCCTGGCCGCGCTCGCGGCGGTCACCGAGCACCTCGGGCTGACCGGCACGATCAACTCGACCTTCAACGAGCCCTACGAGGTGGCCCGCCAGTTCGCCAGCCTCGACCACCTCTCCGACGGCCGCGCCGCGTGGAACGTGGTGACCTCCTGGGACGCGTTCACCGGGGAGAACTTCCGGCGCGGCGGCTACCTGCCGCAGGGCGAGCGCTACGAGCGGGCCAGGACGTTCCTCGACGCCGCGACCCGGCTGTGGGACACCTGGAAGGGCGACGAGATCCTCGCCGACAAGGCCTCCGGAGAGTTCCTGTCGACACCGGCGCCCGGCGCGTTCGAGCACCACGACTCGCAGTTCGACATCAGCGGCCGGTTCAACGTCCCGCGCAGCCCGCAGGGCCGCCCGGTGATCTTCCAAGCCGGCGACTCCGAGGAGGGTCGTGACTTCGCCGCGGCCAAGGCCGACGCGATCTTCTCCCGGCACAGCCACCTCGATGACGGGCAACGCTTCTACGTCGACGTGAAGGGTCGCCTGGAGAGGTTCGGGCGTCGCCACGAGGACCTGCTGATCCTGCCCGCGGCCACGTTCGTGCTCGCCGACACCGACGCCGAGGCCGTGGAGCTGGCCCGGGAGATCCGCCTGCAGCAGGTCTCGCCCGCGACCGCGATCAAGCTGCTCGAGCAGCTGTGGAACCGCGACCTCTCCGACCACGACCCCGACGGCCCGCTGCCCACCGTCGACCCGTCCGAGAACGACGACCTGATCGCCAAGGGTCGTGCCAGCGCGCGTTCGCACGGGGACCGGCTCGAGCAGGCCGAGCGCTGGCGGGCGATCTCGCAGGCGAAGGGGCTGAGCACCCGCGAGACCATCGTCGAGGTCACCGGCCGGCAGAGCTTCATCGGCTCGGCCGAGACGATCGCGTCCACCATCGACGACTTCGTCCAGGCCGACGCGGCCGACGGCTACATCCTGGTCCCCCACATCACCCCCGGCGGCCTGGCGCCCTTCGTCGACCACGTGGTGCCGCTGCTCCAGGAGCGCGGCGTCTTCCGCACCGCCTACGAGGGGACCACGCTCCGGGAGAACCTCGGGCTGCGGGAGCCGACCAGATGA
- a CDS encoding LLM class flavin-dependent oxidoreductase, protein MRFLAITLIVHRPDPVTGQQKSTYERFREVVANAVLAEELGFDGFGVGERHERPFISSSPTVVLSHLAARTERIRLFTAVTTLALLDPVRAYEDYATLDHLSDGRLELIIGKGNGSAQRDLFQVTPEDQWDRNAESYEIFRKLWREDRVTASPRFRPELVEAEVWPRPLQQPVRVWHGSATSKESVDLAARYGDPLFSANVTNPIEPYGELVDHYRERWAAYGHDPAAIAIGAGTAGLYVAPTSQEAYAAYRPVFEGQLAFQASVGLEPVFPTLEDFVERSSALVGSPQQVIEKIHRYHERFGHQVVHVHADASGLSEQQHRDSLELFASEVAAPLRTALPDPPWGWGSPTNGATP, encoded by the coding sequence ATGAGGTTCCTGGCCATCACGCTCATCGTCCACCGGCCCGATCCGGTGACGGGGCAGCAGAAGTCGACGTACGAGAGGTTCCGGGAGGTCGTCGCCAACGCCGTCCTCGCCGAGGAGCTGGGGTTCGACGGGTTCGGGGTCGGCGAGCGGCACGAGCGGCCGTTCATCTCCTCCTCCCCGACGGTGGTGCTCTCCCACCTCGCGGCACGCACCGAGCGGATCCGGCTCTTCACCGCGGTGACGACGCTGGCGCTGCTCGACCCGGTGCGGGCCTATGAGGACTACGCCACCCTCGACCACCTCTCCGACGGCCGGCTCGAGCTGATCATCGGCAAGGGCAACGGCTCCGCGCAGCGCGACCTGTTCCAGGTGACGCCGGAGGACCAGTGGGACCGGAACGCCGAGTCCTACGAGATCTTCCGGAAGCTGTGGCGCGAGGACCGGGTGACCGCCTCGCCGCGGTTCCGGCCCGAGCTGGTCGAGGCGGAGGTCTGGCCGCGGCCGCTGCAGCAGCCGGTGCGGGTCTGGCACGGGAGCGCCACCTCGAAGGAGTCCGTCGACCTCGCCGCCCGCTACGGCGACCCACTGTTCTCGGCCAACGTCACCAACCCGATCGAGCCCTACGGCGAGCTCGTGGACCACTACCGCGAGCGCTGGGCGGCCTACGGCCACGACCCCGCCGCCATCGCGATCGGCGCCGGGACGGCGGGCCTCTACGTGGCACCGACCAGCCAGGAGGCGTACGCCGCCTACCGCCCGGTCTTCGAGGGCCAGCTCGCCTTCCAGGCGAGCGTCGGGCTCGAGCCGGTCTTCCCGACGCTGGAGGACTTCGTCGAGCGTTCCTCGGCGCTGGTCGGGTCGCCGCAGCAGGTCATCGAGAAGATCCACCGCTACCACGAGCGGTTCGGCCACCAGGTCGTCCACGTCCATGCCGATGCGAGCGGCCTGTCCGAGCAGCAGCATCGCGACAGCCTGGAGCTCTTCGCCTCCGAGGTGGCTGCCCCGCTGCGTACCGCCCTCCCCGACCCGCCCTGGGGCTGGGGCTCCCCCACGAACGGAGCGACTCCATGA
- a CDS encoding LLM class flavin-dependent oxidoreductase, translating into MSHTPLSVLDLVPVSSGASGADALRNAVALAQATESFGYHRYWVAEHHLNPGVAGTSPAVVLALLGSATSTIRIGSGAVLMGHRTALSTIEEFGLLDAAFPGRIDLGLGRSGGRPGSSGPVDIGVNLVDGRTPEGLLVPPKFDPSGLLGSPRFRLQKELLQLPGATSADYGEQVDTILAFIDGTYRDAAGTPAQAVPGEGAELELWVLGSSGGESAEVAGKRGLRFATNYHVNPSGVLEAAYSYRTAFAPSDTLAAPHVAVSADVVVAETEEEARELATGYGLWVRSIRTAEGAIPFPTPDEARAWEWTEEDRALVQDRLDTQFVGTAAQVADQLEILQRAVDADELVITTITHDHADRVRSYQLIAEEWARRGH; encoded by the coding sequence ATGAGCCACACACCCCTGTCCGTCCTCGATCTCGTGCCCGTGTCGTCCGGCGCCTCCGGTGCCGATGCGCTACGCAACGCCGTCGCGCTCGCCCAGGCGACCGAGTCGTTCGGCTACCACCGCTACTGGGTCGCCGAGCACCACCTCAACCCCGGTGTCGCCGGCACCTCGCCGGCGGTCGTCCTGGCGCTGCTGGGCAGCGCCACCTCGACGATCCGGATCGGGTCCGGAGCGGTGCTGATGGGACACCGGACGGCGCTGTCGACGATCGAGGAGTTCGGGCTGCTCGACGCCGCCTTCCCCGGCCGGATCGACCTCGGCCTGGGCCGCTCCGGCGGCCGTCCCGGGTCCTCGGGCCCGGTGGACATCGGGGTGAACCTGGTCGACGGACGCACTCCGGAAGGCCTTCTCGTCCCGCCGAAGTTCGATCCCAGCGGGCTGCTCGGGTCACCGCGGTTCCGGCTGCAGAAGGAGCTCCTCCAGCTGCCCGGGGCGACCTCCGCCGACTACGGCGAGCAGGTGGACACGATCCTGGCCTTCATCGACGGCACCTACCGCGATGCCGCCGGAACCCCGGCGCAGGCCGTCCCCGGCGAGGGCGCGGAGCTCGAGCTGTGGGTGCTGGGCAGCAGCGGCGGCGAGAGCGCCGAGGTGGCCGGCAAGCGGGGGCTCCGGTTCGCGACGAACTACCACGTCAACCCCTCCGGCGTCCTCGAGGCGGCGTACTCCTACCGCACCGCCTTCGCGCCTTCCGACACCCTCGCCGCACCTCATGTCGCCGTCTCCGCCGATGTCGTGGTCGCCGAGACCGAGGAGGAGGCACGCGAGCTCGCCACCGGCTACGGCCTCTGGGTTCGCTCCATCCGCACCGCCGAGGGCGCGATCCCGTTCCCCACCCCCGACGAGGCGCGCGCGTGGGAGTGGACCGAGGAGGACCGAGCGCTCGTGCAGGACCGGCTCGACACCCAGTTCGTCGGCACCGCGGCGCAGGTCGCCGATCAGCTGGAGATCCTCCAGCGTGCCGTCGACGCCGATGAGCTGGTCATCACGACCATCACCCACGATCACGCCGATCGTGTCCGCTCCTACCAGCTGATCGCCGAGGAGTGGGCCCGCCGCGGTCACTGA
- a CDS encoding DUF1684 domain-containing protein: MTVIDTDTFAQDWITWHEEHERRRADKHGFLAITSIRWLTEEPETYDDVPGAWSTGPEGIVVSLAPGESLVVDGVEVTGRHSFGIIDERGGVTAAFGDAVVEIAKRGGNDIIRPRHPDNPVLVGYRGTEAYPPDPKWAVPGRFVAYETPVPTTVGSVVDGLEHVYEAVGEIEFEVGGAVHSLIAFPGFAPDSLHVLFVDQTSGRTTYAANRSLSVGAPDAQGNVVIDFNRATNLPCAYTDHATCPLPPAGNRLPVAVEAGEKKP; the protein is encoded by the coding sequence ATGACCGTCATCGACACCGACACCTTCGCCCAGGACTGGATCACCTGGCACGAGGAGCACGAGCGGCGCCGCGCCGACAAGCACGGCTTCCTCGCGATCACCTCGATCCGCTGGCTCACCGAGGAGCCGGAGACGTACGACGACGTGCCGGGCGCCTGGTCGACCGGGCCCGAGGGCATCGTGGTCTCGCTGGCCCCGGGTGAGTCGCTGGTCGTCGACGGCGTCGAGGTCACCGGCCGGCACTCGTTCGGCATCATCGACGAGCGCGGTGGGGTCACTGCCGCGTTCGGCGACGCCGTCGTCGAGATCGCCAAGCGCGGCGGCAACGACATCATCCGTCCGCGCCACCCCGACAACCCGGTCCTGGTCGGCTATCGCGGCACCGAGGCCTATCCGCCCGACCCGAAGTGGGCCGTGCCGGGGCGCTTCGTGGCCTACGAGACGCCCGTCCCGACCACCGTCGGCTCGGTCGTCGACGGCCTCGAGCACGTCTACGAGGCCGTGGGCGAGATCGAGTTCGAGGTCGGCGGTGCCGTGCACAGCCTCATCGCGTTCCCCGGCTTCGCGCCCGACTCCCTGCACGTGCTGTTCGTCGACCAGACCTCTGGGAGGACGACGTACGCCGCCAACCGGTCGCTCTCCGTCGGCGCACCCGACGCGCAGGGCAACGTGGTGATCGACTTCAACCGCGCCACCAACCTGCCGTGCGCCTACACCGACCACGCCACCTGCCCGCTCCCGCCGGCCGGCAACCGGCTGCCGGTCGCGGTCGAGGCGGGGGAGAAGAAGCCGTAG
- a CDS encoding transporter substrate-binding domain-containing protein has product MKLKLALVAVAALVLAGCGNASDTLSDAERGIGSDGSASAEPAAIPTQDVVSDVQADPALTERLPADVQKSKTLILGTTEATGEQGLPHGGSDQSGEQIGLDIDLRNALAAKLGVTWKTEFGSFETIVPGTQSGKYDVGQANFAVTSERLEVVDYATYLLDGQSFVSREDGDLDQVKTLTDICGHTVATSPGSSFQQILEDGAAECEKAGKKAYEVDYFKDNAAILLGLQNGKTDLYFGPTLSLKYLVSHQPGLKYLGELSLTDVGFVVAKKSPLAPVLVDAINALIADGTYNKIFTKWDVSDIKLDKSEFNPKPAF; this is encoded by the coding sequence GTGAAGCTCAAGCTCGCCCTGGTCGCCGTCGCGGCCCTCGTCCTCGCCGGCTGCGGCAACGCCTCCGACACGCTCAGCGACGCCGAACGTGGCATCGGGTCGGACGGGTCGGCCTCCGCCGAACCGGCCGCGATCCCGACCCAGGACGTCGTCTCGGACGTGCAGGCGGACCCGGCGCTGACCGAGCGGCTGCCGGCCGACGTACAGAAGTCCAAGACTCTGATCCTCGGCACCACCGAGGCGACCGGCGAGCAGGGGCTGCCGCACGGTGGCTCGGACCAGTCCGGGGAGCAGATCGGTCTCGACATCGACCTGCGCAACGCGCTCGCGGCCAAGCTCGGGGTGACCTGGAAGACGGAGTTCGGCAGCTTCGAGACGATCGTCCCGGGCACGCAGAGCGGGAAGTACGACGTCGGCCAGGCCAACTTCGCGGTCACCTCCGAGCGGCTCGAGGTCGTCGACTACGCCACCTACCTGCTCGACGGGCAGTCGTTCGTCTCCCGCGAGGACGGCGACCTCGACCAGGTGAAGACGCTGACCGACATCTGCGGCCACACGGTGGCGACCTCGCCGGGCTCCAGCTTCCAGCAGATCCTCGAGGACGGCGCCGCCGAGTGCGAGAAGGCCGGCAAGAAGGCCTACGAGGTCGACTACTTCAAGGACAACGCCGCGATCCTGCTCGGCCTTCAGAACGGCAAGACCGACCTCTACTTCGGGCCGACGCTGTCGCTGAAGTACCTGGTCTCCCACCAGCCCGGCCTGAAGTACCTCGGCGAGCTCAGCCTCACCGACGTCGGCTTCGTCGTGGCCAAGAAGTCGCCGCTGGCGCCGGTGCTCGTCGATGCCATCAACGCGCTCATCGCCGACGGGACTTACAACAAGATCTTTACGAAGTGGGACGTTTCGGACATAAAGCTCGACAAGTCGGAGTTCAATCCGAAGCCGGCATTCTGA
- a CDS encoding amino acid ABC transporter ATP-binding protein: MSEPLVRIRGLSKQFGANTVLDAIDLDVARGSVAVVLGPSGSGKSTLLRTVNHLEKPDAGFVEVDGEIIGYRREGAHLRELSDRAITRQRSRIGMVFQQFNLFPHKTALENVVEGQLAAGVRRRAAETRGRELLDRVGLADRERSYPRQMSGGQQQRVAIARALAVEPDLMLFDEPTSALDPEMVGEVLGVMKDLARTGMTMIVVTHEIGFAREVADQVVFLDEGRLIEAGAPGDVLVSPTHERARAFLSAVL; the protein is encoded by the coding sequence ATGAGCGAGCCCCTCGTGCGGATCCGCGGCCTGAGCAAGCAGTTCGGCGCCAACACCGTCCTCGACGCCATCGACCTCGACGTCGCCCGGGGGTCGGTGGCGGTCGTCCTGGGGCCGTCGGGCTCGGGCAAGTCGACGTTGCTGCGTACGGTCAACCACCTGGAGAAGCCCGACGCCGGCTTCGTCGAGGTGGACGGCGAGATCATCGGCTACCGCCGCGAGGGAGCCCACCTGCGGGAGCTCTCCGACCGGGCCATCACCCGCCAGCGCAGCCGGATCGGGATGGTGTTCCAGCAGTTCAACCTGTTCCCGCACAAGACCGCGCTGGAGAACGTCGTGGAGGGCCAGCTGGCCGCAGGCGTACGCCGCCGGGCGGCCGAGACGCGCGGACGCGAGCTGCTCGACCGGGTCGGCCTGGCCGACCGGGAGCGCTCCTACCCACGACAGATGTCGGGCGGTCAGCAGCAGCGGGTGGCGATCGCCCGCGCGCTCGCGGTCGAACCCGACCTGATGCTCTTCGACGAGCCGACCTCCGCGCTCGACCCCGAGATGGTCGGCGAGGTGCTCGGCGTGATGAAGGACCTCGCCCGGACGGGGATGACGATGATCGTGGTCACCCACGAGATCGGCTTCGCGCGCGAGGTCGCCGACCAGGTCGTCTTCCTCGACGAGGGCCGGCTCATCGAGGCCGGGGCGCCCGGCGACGTACTCGTCTCTCCCACCCATGAGCGCGCTCGGGCGTTCCTCTCCGCTGTGTTGTGA